The Streptomyces sp. NBC_01439 genome contains the following window.
AGGTCGGCGGCCAGGGCGGCGTCCGTGGGGGACGGGCCCATGTCGATGCCCTCGGCGTCGATGTTGAGCTCGCGCGCCAGACCGAACAGCTCGACCAGGGTCTTACCGGCGGACGCCATGGCGTCACGCGGGCGCATGGCCTGCTTGGTCTCGACGTCGACGATCAGCTTGTCGAAGTCGGTGCGCTGCTCGACTCGGGTCGCCTCGACCTTGTAGGTGACCTTGAGGACCGGGCTGTAGATGGAGTCGACCGGGATGCGGCCGATCTCCTGGCCCAGCTGCTTGTTCTGGACGGCGGAGACGTAGCCGCGACCGCGCTCGACGGTCAGCTCCATCTCCAGCTTGCCCTTGCCGTTGAGCGTGGCGAGGACCAGGTCCGGGTTGTGCACCTCGACACCGGCCGGGGGCGCGATGTCAGCGGCGGTGACCAGGCCGGGACCCTGCTTGCGCAGGTACATCACGACCGGCTCGTCGTGCTCCGAGGAGACGACCAGCTGCTTGATGTTCAGGATGATGTCGGTGACGTCTTCCTTCACACCCGGCACGGTCGTGAACTCGTGCAGGACGCCGTCCACGCGGATGCTGGTGACGGCGGCACCCGGGATGGAGGACAGGAGGGTGCGGCGCAGGGAGTTGCCGAGGGTGTAACCGAAGCCCGGCTCCAGCGGCTCGATCACGAACCGCGAGCGGTACTCGTCGACGACCTCTTCGGTCAGCGAAGGACGCTGAGCGATAAGCATGTCTGTGTTCCTTCATTCGTGGACGCCCACTATTTGACGCCCGACGGACACGGTCCGGAGGACCGCGGACTTACAAGGGTACGGGCGGCACGTCCCCCGCGAGGGGTACGTACCGCCCGGACACTCAAGAACGCACAGGTGCGTCCGCTGCGTCAGACGCGGCGGCGCTTCGGCGGGCGGCAGCCGTTGTGCGGGGTGGGGGTGACGTCCTGGATCGAGCCGACCTCGAGGCCGGTGGCCTGGAGGGAGCGGATCGCGGTCTCGCGGCCGGAGCCCGGACCCTTCACGAAGACGTCAACCTTGCGCATGCCGTGCTCCTGCGCGCGACGGGCGGCCGACTCGGCGGCCATCTGCGCGGCGAAGGGGGTGGACTTGCGCGAGCCCTTGAAGCCGACGTGGCCGGCGGAGGCCCAGGAGATCACGTTGCCGGACGGGTCCGTGATCGAAACGATGGTGTTGTTGAACGTGCTCTTGATGTGGGCGTGCCCGTGAGCGACGTTCTTCTTTTCCTTGCGGCGCACCTTCTTGGCAGCGCCCTGACGACCCTTGGGGGGCATCTAAATCTCCTACGGGAGGTGGTCGGTCCTACAGCGCAAGACCGCTGAACAGGACTACTTCTTGCCCGGCTTCTTCTTACCGGCGATCGCGCGACGCGGGCCCTTGCGGGTACGCGCGTTGGTGCTGGTGCGCTGACCGTGCACCGGGAGGCCGCGACGGTGGCGGATACCCTGGTAGCACTGGATCTCGATCTTGCGGCGGATGTCGCCCTGGATCTCGCGGCGGAGGTCACCCTCGGTACGGAGGTTGGCGTCCACGTACTCGCGGATCTTGACGAGGTCCTCTTCGGCCAGGTCACGAACGCGGGTGTTCGGGTTCACGCCGGTGGAGGCGAGGATCTCCTTGGACCGGGTGCGCCCGATACCGAAGACGTAGGTGAGTGCGATCTCCACGCGCTTTTCGCGCGGGATGTCAACACCGGAAACGCGTGCCATTCAATGGCTCCTGTGTGTTCGGGGGTCTTCAGCAGAACCGACCCCGACCGCCGACCACCCCGAAATGGGTGATGGTACGCCCGGGTCCCCGGCCCCCGCCGGAGGTGCCGCCGGCCCCGTGAAGGGCTGGGCGGGTTCTGCGTATGTACGTTTTCTTACGTCGCGCGAAGAACTGCGGAAGGCAGGTCGGTCGGCGTGCGTCAGCCCTGGCGCTGCTTGTGGCGCAGGTTGTCGCAGATGACCATGACCCGACCGTGACGGCGGATCACCTTGCACTTGTCGCAGATCTTCTTGACGCTCGGCTTGACCTTCATGTTGGTGAGGTTCTCCGGGTCAGTGCCACCACCCGCACCGGGACGGACGCCCAGGCAGGAGTGAGAGCAAGATCTACTTGTATCGGTAGACGATCCGGCCACGCGTCAGGTCGTACGGAGACAGCTCCACAACGACCCGGTCATCGGGGAGGATGCGGATGTAGTGCATACGCATCTTGCCGCTGATGTGCGCGAGGACCTTGTGACCGTTCTGGAGTTCCACCTTGAACATGGCGTTCGGGAGGGACTCGATCACGGTGCCCTCGATTTCGATGGCACCTTGCTTCTTGGCCACGCTTCGCCTTTCGAATCGGCTACCTTGATCGGCTCTGTGCGCCACGCAGACATGGAAGTGCACGAGAGCCGACGAGTCAGTCTACGTCAGGGCACCCAGAAAGACGAATCCGGAAAGTTTGCCCCAGAGTCTAGATCATTAACCGAGGGGGTCCGGAGCCGTGGTGACCCCGTACTCCGCCAGCTTCGCCTTGCCGCAATCCGGGCTGGTCAGGACGATGGGCCCGGCCTCCGTCAGCGCGATGGAGTGCTCCCAGTGCGAGGACCAGGTGCCGTCCGTCGTGATGACCGTCCAGTCGTCCGAAAGGACCTCCGTCTGGGCGGTGCCGAGGGAAACCATCGGCTCGATCGCCAGGCAGAGACCCGGAACGAGCTTGATCCCCTTGCCCCGCTTGCGCGAGACGTAGTTCAGCAGGTGGGGGTCCATGTGCATCTCGGACCCGATGCCGTGGCCGCCGTAGTCCTCGATGATCCCGAACTTGCCGAGGCTGTGCTCACCGGTGGAAGGACGGGGCTGGCGCTTGATGTACGTCTCGATCGCCTTGGAGATGTCCACGAGGCGGTTGCCGAGCTTCATGGCGGCGATCCCGGCCCACATGGACTCCTCGGTCACCCGGGACAGCTCCACGAGCTCAGGCGCGTGCCCGGTGCCCACGAAGGCGGTGTACGCGGCGTCGCCGTGCCAGCCGTCCACGATCGCGCCGGCGTCGATCGAGATGATGTCGCCGTCCTTGAGGACGGTCTTGTCGTCCGGGATGCCGTGGACGACGACCTCGTTCACCGAGGTGCAGATGGTCGCGGGGAACCCGCCGTAGCCGAGGAAGTTCGACCTGGCCCCGGCGTCCGCGATGACCTTGCGGGCCACCATGTCCAGATCCCGCGTCGTGGCACCCGGTACGGCCGCCTCACGGGTCGCGGCGTGGATCGCCGCGACGACCAGCCCTGCCTCGCGCATCTTCGCGATCTGCTCGGGGGTCTTGATCTGGACCATGGGAAATGCCTTCCACCTTCGGATCTGCGTTGTTCAGGTCTTTTCAACAGTACGGCCGCGATGCCCTGGGGACACCGCGGCCGTACCTGCACACAAAGGGTTACTACTTCTTGAGGGCGTCCATCGCGCGCTTGGTGACGTCCGCGACCTCACCGAGGGCCGGAATGGTCACCAGCAGGCCCTGGGCCTTGTAGTAGTCGATGATCGGCTCGGTCTGCGTGTGGTAGACCTCCAGCCGGTTGCGGACCGTGGCCTCGGAGTCGTCGCCGCGCTGGTACAGCTCGCCTTCGCAGGTGTCGCAGACACCCTCGACCTTCGGACGGGCGTACGCCACGTGGAAGACGTGCGAGGAGTCCTTGCGGCAGATCCGCCGACCGGCGATCCGCTTGACGACCTCGTCCTCCTCGACCTCCAGGTCGAGGACGGCGTCGAGCTTCATGCCCTCCGCCTGGAGCATCACGTCGAGCGCCTCGGCCTGCGAGACGTTGCGCGGGAAACCGTCGAGCAGGAAGCCGTTCACGGCGTCCGGCTGCTCCATACGGTCCTTGGCCATGCCGATGGTCACCTCGTCGGGCACCAGGTCGCCGGCGTCCATGTACGCCTTCGCCTGCTTGCCCAGCTCAGTGCCCTGGCTGATGTTGGCCCGGAACAGGTCACCCGTGGAGATGTGCGGAATCGACAGGTTCTTAGCAAGGAACGCGGCCTGCGTTCCCTTGCCGGCACCGGGCGGTCCAACGAGGACGATTCGCATCAGCGGAGGAACCCTTCGTAATTACGCTGCTGGAGCTGGCTCTCGATCTGCTTCACGGTTTCCAGACCCACACCCACGATGATCAGGATGCTCGTCCCGCCGAACGGGAAGTTCTGGTTCGCTCCGAAGCCGGCCAACGCCATCGTCGGCACAAGAGCGATGAGACCCAGGTACAGCGACCCCGGCCAGGTGATCCGGTTGAGTACGTAGCTGAGGTACTCGGCGGTGGGCCGACCGGCGCGGATGCCCGGGATGAACCCACCATACTTCTTCATGTTGTCTGCAACTTCCTCGGGGTTGAACGAGATCGCCACGTAGAAGAACGCGAAGAAGACGATCAGGAGGAAGTAGGCCGCGATGTAGTACGGGTGGTCGCCCTTGACGAAGTGCTTCTGGATCCAGGTGGCCCAGCCTGCCTGGGATCCGCTGAACTGCACGACCAGCGCCGGGATGTAGAGCAGCGACGAGGCGAAGATGACGGGGATGATGCCCGCCTGGTTCACCTTGAGCGGGATGTAGGTCGAGGTGCCGCCGTACGCACGGCGACCGATCATGCGCTTCGCGTACTGGACCGGGATCCGGCGCTGCGCCTGCTCGACGAAGACCACCAGGCCGACCATCGCGAGGCCGACGAGCATGACCACACCGAACTCGACCCAGCCGTCGGCGATCTTGCCCTGGAGCTTGATCTGCCACAGCGCGCCGATGAAGCCGGCGGCGATCGAGATGAACATGAGGATCGACATGCCGTTGCCGATGCCGCGGTCGGTGATGAGCTCACCGAGCCACATCACGACGCAGGTACCGGCGGTCATGGTGACCACCATGACGACCGTGGTGAAGATCGACCGGTCCGGGACGATCTCGCGGCCGACCTGGCAGGTGCCGAAGAGGGCACCGGTGCGAGCGGTGGCGACGAGGCCGGTGCCCTGCAGGATCGCGAGGGCGACCGTCAAATAGCGCGTGTACTGGGTGATCTTCGCCGTGCCGGACTGTCCCTCCTTCTTGAGGGCCTCCAGCTTCGGGATGACCACGGTCAGCAGCTGCAGGATGATGCTCGCCGTGATGTAGGGCATGATGCCGAGCGCGAAGATCGTGATCTGCAGCAGCGCACCGCCGCTGAACATGTTGACCAGGCCGAACAGCCCATTGCTGCTGCCTGCCTGCTCCACACAGATCTGAACGTTCTTGTAGCTCACCCCGGGGACCGGTACGTGGGACCCGAGCCGGAACAGCACGATGATGCCGAGCGTGAAGAGCAGCTTCTTGCGCAGGTCGGGCGTCTTGAACGCCCGGGCGAACGCGGTGAGCACGGTGCCTCCTGCGACCCCCGCGCTACTGCGTCAGAGGTGACGGTCTGAGGGATCGACGAATACGACAAAGCAAAGGTGCACGCCACCTTACCGGCGAGTGTGCCTTCCGTGGAACGACCGACCGGGGATGCCCCATATGTGAGGCATCCCCGGTCGGGTTTCGAGCTATTCAGCCACTGAAATCGTCTTAGACGAGCTCGGTGACGGTGCCGCCGGCAGCGGCAATCTTCTCCTTGGCGGAGGCGGAGACGGCGTCAACCGAAACCTGCAGCGCCACGGAGATCTCGCCCTGGCCCAGGACCTTGACGAGGCTGTTCTTGCGAACCGCGCCCTTGGCGACCAGGTCGGCCACCGTGACTTCTCCACCCTCGGGGTAGAGCGCGCCGAGCTTGTCCAGGTTCACGACCTGGAACTCGGTGCGGAACGGGTTCTTGAAGCCCTTGAGCTTCGGCAGGCGCATGTGGAGGGGCATCTGCCCACCCTCGAAGCGCTGCGGGATCTGGTAACGGGCCTTCTGGCCCTTCGTACCACGACCGGCCGTCTTACCCTTCGACGCCTCACCACGACCGACACGGGTCTTCGCGGTCTTGGCGCCGGGGGCGGGACGGAGGTTGTGGGCCTTCAGCGGGCTGTTCTCAGCCATGATTAGTCAACCTCCTCAACCGTCACGAGGTGGCGGACGGTGTGCACCATTCCGCGGAACTCGGGGCGGTCCTCCTTGACGACGACGTCGTTCAGGCGCTTGAGCCCGAGCGAACGCAGCGTGTCGCGGTGGTTCTGCTTGCTACCGATGTACGACTTCGTCTGCGTGATCTTGAGGCGAGCCATTACGCACCCGCCCCAGCACGTGCACGAAGCAGAGCCGCGGGGGCGACGTCCTCGAGGGGCAGACCACGGCGAGCCGCGATCTCCTCGGGACGCTGCAGGCCCTTGAGGGCCTCCACGGTCGCGTGCACGATGTTGATCGCGTTGTCGGAGCCCAGGGACTTCGACAGGATGTCGTGAACGCCGGCGCACTCCAGAACGGCGCGCACCGGGCCACCGGCGATAACACCGGTACCGGGGGAAGCAGGCTTCAGCAGGACGACGCCCGCAGCCTTCTCGCCCTGGATCGGGTGAGGGATGGTGCCCTGGATGCGCGGAACCTTGAAGAAGTTCTTCTTGGCTTCCTCGACACCCTTGGCGATGGCCGCGGGAACTTCCTTGGCCTTGCCGTAACCGACACCTACGGTGCCGTCACCGTCGCCCACCACGACCAGCGCGGTGAAGCTGAAGCGGCGACCACCCTTGACAACCTTGGCGACGCGGTTGATCGCGACAACGCGCTCAACGTAAGCGGTCTTCTCGGCGGCAGGGCCACCGTCGCGACCCTTCCGGTCCCGCCGCTCGCCGCCACCGGCACCGCTTCCGCGGCGCTGGGGTCCAGCCATTGGATTACCTCTCTCTGTTACGTCCGTGAGTCCCGGAACCGGGGCTTAGAACTTCAGCCCGGCTTCGCGGGCGGCGTCAGCCAGAGCGGCAATGCGCCCGGCGTATCGGTTGCCACCGCGGTCGAACACGACGGTCTCGACACCCGCGGCCTTGGCACGCTCGGCGACGAGCGCGCCGACAGCCTGGGCCTGCGAGCTCTTGTCGCCTTCGCCACCGCGGATCGAAGCGTCCAGGGTCGACGCCGACGCCAGGGTGTGGCCCTGGAGGTCGTCGATGACCTGAGCAACGATGTTGCGGTTCGAACGCGTCACGACGAGGCGCGGACGCTCCGCCGTACCCGAGACGTTCTTGCGGATGCGGATGTGGCGGCGAGCCTTGGCAGCGCGCTTGTACGCGTCGCCCTTGGCGATCTTCACACCGTATGCCATGGCTACTTACCAGCCTTTCCGACCTTGCGGCGGATGACCTCGCCGGCGTACTTGACACCCTTGGCCTTGTACGGGTCGGGCTTCCGCAGCTTGCGGATGTTGGCGGCGACCTCGCCGACCTTCTGCTTGTCGATGCCCTCGACCGTGAACTTGGTCGGCGACTCGACCTTGAAGGAGATGCCCTCGGGCGCCTCCACCAGGATCGGGTGGCTGTAGCCCAGCTGGAACTCCAGGTTGGAGCCCTTCGCCAGGACACGGTAACCGACACCGCTGATCTCGAGAGCCTTGACGTATCCCGTGGTCACACCGGTGATCATGTTCGCCACCAGCGTGCGGGACAGGCCGTGCAGGGCCTTGTTCTGACGCTCGTCGTTCGGACGGGTGACGTTCAGAACGCCGTCCTCGCCCTTAACAACGGCGATGGGAGCCTTGACGGTGTGGGAAAGGGAACCCTTGGGGCCCTTCACCGCAACCGTGCTGCCATCGATGGTGACGTCCACACCGGCGGGAACCTGGATGGGGAGCTTGCCGATTCGCGACATTGCTTTTCCTCCGTTCCCGACTACCAGACGTAGGCGAGGACTTCCCCACCTACGCCCTTCTTGCCTGCCTGCTGGCCGGTGAGCAGACCGTGCGACGTGGAGATGATCGCCACGCCCAGGCCGCCGAGCACCTTCGGCAGGTTGGTGGACTTCGCGTACACGCGCAGACCGGGCTTCGAGATCCGCTTGATGCCCGCGATGGAGCGCTCACGGTTCGGCCCGAACTTCAGCTCGAGGACGAGGTTCTTGCCGACCTCGGCGTCCTCGACCTTCCAGCCGGTGATGAAACCCTCCTGCTTGAGGATCTCCGCGATGTGCGACTTGATCTTGCTGTGCGGCATCACGACGGTGTCGTGGTACGCCGAGTTAGCGTTACGCAGACGGGTCAGCATGTCTGCGATCGGGTCAGTCATGGTCATGAAGTGGCCTTCGGCCTCTCTCGCCGGGGTTTCCTGTATGCGCCATCCCTCTCCCCACTCAGTGGCGGGACGGGTGCGGTGCGGGGACCTACGGCGTAGTAAGTCGATAGGGCGGCGGACGCCCAACCCCACAAGCCTACGGCATGCGGAGCTGGGCACCCACCGACCAGATGCTTACCGAGAGTCTCTGGAACTTCCCAAGTCCTTACGGACGGAAGGGAATTACCAGGAGCTCTTGGTCACGCCCGGCAGCTCGCCACGGTGAGCCATCTCACGAAGGCAGACGCGGCACAGGCCGAACTTGCGGTACACGGAGTGGGGACGACCGCAGCGCTGGCAGCGGGTGTACGCACGCACACCGAACTTGGGCTTGCGGGCAGCCTTCGCGATGAGAGCCTTCTTCGCCATCTCGCTTACGCCTCCTTGAAGGGGAAGCCGAGGTGACGAAGGAGCGCGCGGCCCTCAGCGTCGTTGGTCGCCGTGGTGACCACGGTGATGTCCATACCCCGGGTACGGTCGATCTTGTCCTGGTCGATCTCGTGGAACATGACCTGCTCCGTGAGACCGAAGGTGTAGTTACCACGGCCGTCGAACTGCTTCGGCGACAGACCACGGAAGTCACGGATACGCGGCAGCGCGAGCGACAGCGTACGGTCCAGGAACTCCCACATGCGGTCACCACGGAGGGTGACGTGGCAGCCGATCGGCTGACCCTCGCGCAGCTTGAACTGCGCGATGGACTTGCGGGCCTTCGTGACGGCCGGCTTCTGACCGGTGATCGTCGTCAGGTCCTTGATGGCGCCGTCGATCAGCTTGGAGTCGCGGGCGGCGTCGCCCACACCCATGTTGACCACGATCTTCACGAGGCCGGGGATCTGCATGACGTTCTCGTAGGAGAACTCCTCACGCAGCTTGCCCGCGATGTCCTCGCGGTACTTCGTCTTGAGACGCGGAGTGGTAGCCATCAGATGTCCTCACCCGTCCGCTTGGCAACGCGGATCTTGTTGCCCTCGTCGTCGAAGCGGTAGCCGACGCGGGTGACGACCTTCTTGCCGTCCTTCTCCACAACCAGCTGAACGTTGCTGACGTGGACCGGGGCCTCGGTGATCACAATGCCACCGGCCTGGTTCTGCGCAGCCTTGGTGTGCTTCTTGACCCGGTTGACACCCTCGACGAGGACACGGTTGTCGGCGGGGAAGGCAACGATGACCTTGCCCTGCTTGCCCTTGTCCTTACCGGTGATGACCTGGACCAGGTCGCCCTTCTTGATCTTCATGCTTACAGCACCTCCGGCGCGAGCGAGATGATCTTCATGAACTTCTTCTCGCGCAGCTCACGGCCCACCGGGCCGAAGATACGGGTGCCGCGAGGGTCGCCGTCGTTCTTCAGAATGACGGCGGCGTTCTCGTCAAAGCGGATGTACGAGCCGTCCTGGCGGCGACGCTCCTTGACGGTGCGAACGATGACCGCCTTGACGACGTCACCCTTCTTCACGTTGCCACCGGGGATCGCGTCCTTGACGGTGGCGACGATGACGTCACCGATGCCCGCGTAGCGGCGACCGGAACCACCGAGAACACGGATGCAAAGGATTTCCTTGGCACCAGTGTTGTCGGCGATACGCAGTCGCGACTCCTGCTGGATCACGTGTATCTCCTGTTTGTCTGCCGGTTCCCGGCGGGGGCTTCACTCCGGAGAGCGTCGCCCCCACCGAGCCTGGCGGAACGAACCTGAGGGAAACCCCTCAGATAATTACTTGGCCTTCTCGAGGATCTCGACGATGCGCCAGCGCTTGCTCGCCGACAGCGGACGCGTCTCCATGATGAGGACGCGGTCGCCGACGCCAGCAGCGTTCTGCTCGTCGTGCGCCTTGAGCTTGTTCGTACGGCGGATGACCTTGCCGTACAGGGCGTGCTTCACGCGGTCCTCGACGGCGACGACGACGGTCTTGTCCATCTTGTCGCTGACGACCAGACCCTCACGGGTCTTGCGGAAACCGCGCTCGGTCTTCTCAGTCACGTTGTTCTCGCTCATCAGGCGCTCTCCACCGTCTCGATACCGAGCTCACGCTCGTGCATCAGGGTGTAGATGCGAGCGATGTCCTTACGGACGGACTTGAGCCGGCCGTTGTTCTCCAGCTGACCCGTGGCCGCCTGGAAGCGGAGCTTGAACAGCTCCTCCTTGGCCTCGCGCAGCTTGCCAACGAGCTCCTCGTTGCCGAGCTCACGCAGCTCGGACGCCTTGGTTCCCGTCGCCATCACGACTCACCTGCCTCGCGCCGAACAATCCGGCACTTCATCGGAAGCTTGTGAGCAGCGCGGGTGAGCGCCTCACGAGCAATCTTCTCGTTCGGGTAGGACAGCTCGAACATGACCCGGCCCGGGTGCACGTTGGCGATCCACCACTCAGGAGAACCCTTACCGGAACCCATGCGGGTCTCGGCAGGCTTCTTCGTCAGCGGGCGGTCCGGGTAGATGTTGATCCAGACCTTGCCGCCACGCTTGATGTGGCGGGTCATCGCAATACGAGCCGCCTCGATCTGGCGGTTCGTCACGTACGCCGGGGTCAGCGCCTGGATGCCGTACTCGCCGAACGTGACCTCAGTACCGCCCTTGGCCATACCGCTGCGCTTCGGGTGGTGCTGCTTGCGGTGCTTGACCCTACGAGGGATCAGCATGTCGGTCAGGCCTCCGTTCCGGTGCTCTCGGCCGGAGCGGCGGCGGGAGCGTCGGCCTTGGGGGCCTCGACACCAGCAGCCTGCTGCGGCTTGCGGCCACCACGGCCGCCGCGCTCGCCACCACGGCCACCACGGCCGGCGGGACGGTCGCCAGCGCCCTGCGCGCCACGGGCCGGGCGGTTACCCGCACGGGCCGCAGCGTTCTCGGCGCGAACCTCGGCGATGTTCTTGACGTCGCCCTTGTAGATCCAGACCTTCACACCGATGCGGCCGAAGGTGGTCTTGGCCTCGAAGAAGCCGTAGTCCACGTTCGCGCGGAGGGTGTGCAGCGGCACACGGCCTTCGCGGTAGAACTCGGAGCGGGACATCTCGGCGCCGCCGAGACGGCCGCCACACTGGATCTTGATGCCCTTGGCGCCGGCCTTCATCGTGCCCTGCATGCTCTTGCGCATGGCACGACGGAAGGAGACGCGGGAGGAGAGCTGCTCGGCCACGGCCTGGGCAACCAGCTGAGCGTCAAGCTCGGGGTTCTTGACCTCGAGGATGTTCAGCTGAACCTGCTTGCCCGTGAGCTTCTCGAGGTCACCGCGGATGCGGTCGGCCTCGGCGCCACGGCGGCCGATGACGATGCCCGGACGAGCGGTGTGGATGTCCACACGCACGCGGTCACGGGTGCGCTCGATCTCAACCTTCGAGATGCCGGCGCGCTCCATGCCGGACGTCATCATCCGACGGATGGCGACGTCTTCCTTGACGTAGTCCTTGTACAGCTTGTCGGCGTACCAACGCGACTTGAAGTCGGTGGTGATGCCGAGCCGGAACCCGTGCGGGTTTACCTTCTGGCCCATTACCGGGAACCTTCCTTGCTGCTGACGACCACGGTGATGTGGCTGGTCCGCTTGCGGATCCGGTAGGCACGGCCCTGGGCACGCGGACGGAACCGCTTCAGGGTCGGGCCCTCGTCCACGTACGCCTCGCTGATGACCAGCGTGGAGGCGTCCGGGTGGTTGTAGTTGTGTGCGGCGTTGGCAATGGCGCTGTCCAGCACCTTGCCGACCGGCACGCTCGCGGCCTGCGGGGCGAAACGCAGGACCGCCTGAGCCTCCGTGGCATCCATGCCACGGATAAGGTCCACCACTCGGCGGGCCTTCATGGGCGTGACGCGGATGTACCGCGCCTGGGCCCTGGCTTCCATGGTTGTCCCTTCGGTGTAAGTCATAGTCATAACCACCCCGCCTTTAGCGGCGCTTCGACTTCCGGTCGTCCTTGACGTGGCCGCGGAAGGTGCGAGTCGGCGAGAACTCGCCGAGCTTGTGGCCGACCATCGACTCGGTGACGAACACCGGGACGTGGGTCTTGCCGTTGTGCACCGCGATGGTGTGGCCCAGCATGCTGGGGATGATCATCGAGCGACGGGACCAGGTCTTGATGACGTTCTTGGTGCCGGCTTCGTTCTGGACGTCCACCTTCTTTACGAGGTGGTCGTCGACGAAGGGCCCCTTCTTGAGACTGCGCGGCATCTAAACCCGCTCCTAGCGCTTCTTGTTCGTCTTGCGGCGGCGGACGATGTACTTGCTCGAAGCCTTCTTCGGCGAGCGAGTACGACCCTCCTTCTGACCCCACGGGGAGACCGGGTGGCGACCACCACTGGTCTTGCCCTCACCACCACCGTGCGGGTGGTCAACCGGGTTCATCGCGACACCGCGGACGGACGGGCGAACGCCCTTCCAGCGCATGCGGCCGGCCTTGCCCCAGTTGATGTTCGACTGCTCGGCGTTGCCGACCTCGCCGACCGTGGCGCGGCAGCGCGCGTCGACGAGACGGATCTCGCCCGACGGCATACGAAGGTGGGCCATCGTGCCCTCCTTCGCCAGCAGCTGCACGGAGGCACCAGCCGAACGCGCGAACTTCGCGCCGCCACCGGGACGGAGCTCGATCGCGTGGATCGTGGTACCGACCGGGATGTTGCGGAGCGCGAGGTTGTTACCGGGCTTGATGTCGGCCGTGGGGCCGTTCTCAATCCGGTCGCCCTGCTTCAGAGCCTTCGGCGCGATGATGTAGCGCTTCTCGCCGTCCGCGTAGTGCAGGAGCGCGATGCGCGCGGTGCGGTTGGGGTCGTACTCGATGTGCGCGACCTTGGCCGGCACGCCGTCCTTGTCGTGACGACGGAAGTCGATCACGCGGTAGGCGCGCTTGTGTCCACCACCCTGGTGGCGAACGGTGATCCGACCGGTGTTGTTACGGCCGCCCTTGCTGTGCAGGGGGCGAACCAGCGACTTCTCCGGCGTGGACCGCGTGATCTCGACAAAGTCGGCGACGCTGGAGCCACGACGGCCCGGGGTCGTCGGCTTGTACTTGCGGATACCCATTTCTCAGTCCTCGTCCGATTCCGGACGACTAGACCTCCGTTAGGAGGCCTGGCCGCCGAAGATGTCGATT
Protein-coding sequences here:
- a CDS encoding DNA-directed RNA polymerase subunit alpha is translated as MLIAQRPSLTEEVVDEYRSRFVIEPLEPGFGYTLGNSLRRTLLSSIPGAAVTSIRVDGVLHEFTTVPGVKEDVTDIILNIKQLVVSSEHDEPVVMYLRKQGPGLVTAADIAPPAGVEVHNPDLVLATLNGKGKLEMELTVERGRGYVSAVQNKQLGQEIGRIPVDSIYSPVLKVTYKVEATRVEQRTDFDKLIVDVETKQAMRPRDAMASAGKTLVELFGLARELNIDAEGIDMGPSPTDAALAADLALPIEELELTVRSYNCLKREGIHSVGELVARSEADLLDIRNFGAKSIDEVKAKLAGMGLALKDSPPGFDPTAAADAFGADDDADAGFVETEQY
- the rpsK gene encoding 30S ribosomal protein S11, with the protein product MPPKGRQGAAKKVRRKEKKNVAHGHAHIKSTFNNTIVSITDPSGNVISWASAGHVGFKGSRKSTPFAAQMAAESAARRAQEHGMRKVDVFVKGPGSGRETAIRSLQATGLEVGSIQDVTPTPHNGCRPPKRRRV
- the rpsM gene encoding 30S ribosomal protein S13; this translates as MARVSGVDIPREKRVEIALTYVFGIGRTRSKEILASTGVNPNTRVRDLAEEDLVKIREYVDANLRTEGDLRREIQGDIRRKIEIQCYQGIRHRRGLPVHGQRTSTNARTRKGPRRAIAGKKKPGKK
- the rpmJ gene encoding 50S ribosomal protein L36 — its product is MKVKPSVKKICDKCKVIRRHGRVMVICDNLRHKQRQG
- the infA gene encoding translation initiation factor IF-1 produces the protein MAKKQGAIEIEGTVIESLPNAMFKVELQNGHKVLAHISGKMRMHYIRILPDDRVVVELSPYDLTRGRIVYRYK
- the map gene encoding type I methionyl aminopeptidase, whose amino-acid sequence is MVQIKTPEQIAKMREAGLVVAAIHAATREAAVPGATTRDLDMVARKVIADAGARSNFLGYGGFPATICTSVNEVVVHGIPDDKTVLKDGDIISIDAGAIVDGWHGDAAYTAFVGTGHAPELVELSRVTEESMWAGIAAMKLGNRLVDISKAIETYIKRQPRPSTGEHSLGKFGIIEDYGGHGIGSEMHMDPHLLNYVSRKRGKGIKLVPGLCLAIEPMVSLGTAQTEVLSDDWTVITTDGTWSSHWEHSIALTEAGPIVLTSPDCGKAKLAEYGVTTAPDPLG
- a CDS encoding adenylate kinase — protein: MRIVLVGPPGAGKGTQAAFLAKNLSIPHISTGDLFRANISQGTELGKQAKAYMDAGDLVPDEVTIGMAKDRMEQPDAVNGFLLDGFPRNVSQAEALDVMLQAEGMKLDAVLDLEVEEDEVVKRIAGRRICRKDSSHVFHVAYARPKVEGVCDTCEGELYQRGDDSEATVRNRLEVYHTQTEPIIDYYKAQGLLVTIPALGEVADVTKRAMDALKK
- the secY gene encoding preprotein translocase subunit SecY → MLTAFARAFKTPDLRKKLLFTLGIIVLFRLGSHVPVPGVSYKNVQICVEQAGSSNGLFGLVNMFSGGALLQITIFALGIMPYITASIILQLLTVVIPKLEALKKEGQSGTAKITQYTRYLTVALAILQGTGLVATARTGALFGTCQVGREIVPDRSIFTTVVMVVTMTAGTCVVMWLGELITDRGIGNGMSILMFISIAAGFIGALWQIKLQGKIADGWVEFGVVMLVGLAMVGLVVFVEQAQRRIPVQYAKRMIGRRAYGGTSTYIPLKVNQAGIIPVIFASSLLYIPALVVQFSGSQAGWATWIQKHFVKGDHPYYIAAYFLLIVFFAFFYVAISFNPEEVADNMKKYGGFIPGIRAGRPTAEYLSYVLNRITWPGSLYLGLIALVPTMALAGFGANQNFPFGGTSILIIVGVGLETVKQIESQLQQRNYEGFLR
- the rplO gene encoding 50S ribosomal protein L15, encoding MAENSPLKAHNLRPAPGAKTAKTRVGRGEASKGKTAGRGTKGQKARYQIPQRFEGGQMPLHMRLPKLKGFKNPFRTEFQVVNLDKLGALYPEGGEVTVADLVAKGAVRKNSLVKVLGQGEISVALQVSVDAVSASAKEKIAAAGGTVTELV
- the rpmD gene encoding 50S ribosomal protein L30, with translation MARLKITQTKSYIGSKQNHRDTLRSLGLKRLNDVVVKEDRPEFRGMVHTVRHLVTVEEVD
- the rpsE gene encoding 30S ribosomal protein S5; this encodes MAGPQRRGSGAGGGERRDRKGRDGGPAAEKTAYVERVVAINRVAKVVKGGRRFSFTALVVVGDGDGTVGVGYGKAKEVPAAIAKGVEEAKKNFFKVPRIQGTIPHPIQGEKAAGVVLLKPASPGTGVIAGGPVRAVLECAGVHDILSKSLGSDNAINIVHATVEALKGLQRPEEIAARRGLPLEDVAPAALLRARAGAGA